The Gossypium raimondii isolate GPD5lz chromosome 2, ASM2569854v1, whole genome shotgun sequence genome segment AAGATCTTTATCATAGTTCAATGATTCATCTTGATGTAACAATATAGATAAGGGGGGGAACAAAACCTTTACCTCTCTTCCAATAGCGTGTCGATCAAAGGAAATAAACCCCTCTTGAAATCTGTGCCCAAAACATGTTTCAAGGCTACCAACAACTCCTGCATTCAACACAATATGCATCAAAACTAAAAGCAGaggaaccaaaattaaaaaaaggagaTTAGAATTCAGACACAACTCACCTTTCTAATGGATACAGAGTCAGAACATGTAACAAGTAAATTCACAATGCTTTTACATATGCTTTCTTCATGTGGTCTTATATAATCAGCAAAGCTCTTCAAGAGATATGTTAAAAAGGAAACTGTCTGCGATAGAGGAGAGAAAAAATCACGAAAGAAATAGAGTACATGCAGTGAGAAATTAAAGTGCTTCATAATACTAAAACTAAAGAGGTTACTTTTCCGATTTCTCTCAAGTGAAAAGATCTAATACAagcaaaaatgaaattttgagagGATGTGCACAAGAAAAGTATTCTAACATGTTTCCAGCCCAGTGAGTTCCAAGGATCAGTCCTTTAAAGGATTCTGAAAAGGCTACAGCCTTTTACATCCTTAAGCAAAACAGCGTGAAAATTTCAGTTTTCAATTCAGTTATCTTCATAAAACTGATATGATTCAAGGAAAAACTCAAAACAAGAGCACTTCAGAAACATATCATGCATATTCTTAGGCATGCAAAGATTCAAGCAACCCAATCATGCTCTTCAAGAGCATTTCCTAGAATAAGTTGTAcagtaaaaatcattttattatgcAGCAAAACAACAAGTAAATGGAGAGCATGAAAGAACGAATCACACACCTTAACCTGTGCACCTTTTAACTCGATGAAATGAGTCTTCAAATGGGGAGGAACCCTTTCAGGTCCCGGAACCGATATTGCCGCAACCATCAATGGTAACAAATGAGGAATATTAGTTTGTACTAGACGGCTATACAATTGAAACAGAAACATAACTACAAGTGGACTCTCTGTAACTATCTTGAATGACCGCCCACTGGGATTCATCTGCCCATTCCCAACATATCCACTCGAAGTAATCCCTTGATCCACAGAAGAAGTATCCATAGGCTTCACATCTACTTCCATTCCCACAGCAGCATTATCAAAGAAATGGCTAACAGTCAACCTAAAGTTCTGATAAATCTTgcaaacaaaatccaaaaaaggTTGAACCTCATTTTCTAAAGTAGGCCTAAAGTTCCTAAGAAGATCAAAGATAATCCGAATACAAATTAACCcattttcttcattatcattAGTTAACACTTGCATGGCTAATTTTAACAAGTCTTGCACAAATGGTCTAAGAACTTCACTATGAGGAAGCCTATTGAGAATTTCCACCACAACATTCCGCACTTTATGCTCATGATTGTCACTATATTGAGGCCTCGTAACCTGTAAGAGAACCACCGAGAAAGCACGGAAGtaacatttgaggaaatttaaGTACTCAGCTGTGTGAGCTATCTCTAAACTGTCCCTAACCTCCATTACCATTTGTAACCTCGTTTGaattgctgttttttttttcaaaaacaaaaacaaaaaatcaaaaatcacaACAAAAATAGTATATCATTCCATCAATTTAATGAAAAAGAGTAAGAAAGAGTAAAGGGTATACGTAGGTCAGGTTCCACGAGGTGACGAGAGTGTTGCTCGAAATTCTGAATGGGACTCATTGTTGTagacaaagaaaaaaacaaaaaccccaAGCTTTTTTTTCAAGCTTTAGGGTTTTTCCCACTGTTACACTTTCTTTTTACTTCTTGTTTCTTGaacctcttttcttcttcacaaCTGCAAAATTTGTGAAAAGCTTTTAACTCTGAATTTGTAACTCTTGCACGGctttaaatataactatttttggTTCGAAATTAGGTTTTCggaattgaaaattaatttcagaaagaaaaaaaacccagaGAGAAAAAAACTGCAGTTCGTGATGTAATTTACTGGTCACGTTCCCTCTCTTTTCTCTAGTGAGCTCATGGCGGTCGAGGATTCGCTGAAAGTTGAGTAATCCCTTGACTGTAATTAATGGATTTATAGGCCTAATTGTGTTGACTGATGCGGAGGATCCGTTTTATCGTATCCGAGAGTAATGGGCTTCAATTGTTGGACCTATGATCTAGAGATTAGCCTAGCACCATGGGTCCGGCCAGATTTAAGCtggatttaaatataatattaacatattttatatttatttaagtccGATCCAGTTTGagatattaacttaaaattttacttcaatctgctcatatttacaaaagattAACTTCAACCTATTTTAAAATACgtccatattattttaaaaaaatttaaaataaatattttttttaaaattaaaataacaggGCAAAGCTCAAAAACAACCAATGTGACTTGAACCCAAGTTACACCTATGTAGTAAACACTCTTGACCATCAAGCTATCACATAGggcttcatatttttttttgaaagtttttatacagtcatcttaacattattttaatatttatattagagtagtattatatatttagtagatgtctatttttttaatgtgttttaaattacatgatatataaaaataatataatataaagtattaaaaATAGGTCGGGCCGAACTTGAGCCTTGAACATTCAAGCCTAAGCCCGGCTTATATTTTAAAcgggtttattttttttacccaaTCTCATTTTCGGGTCTAATATTTTTGCTCAAACTTTCTCAAATTTTGGACAGACCTTCAATTTGGGTGGATAGTTCGGCACATTAATAGGTCTAGTTTAGCTTTAGCCACATCCAAACCCATTTTTGAGTAAACTATAAAAAGGTATAAAAtgatcactcaactattcaattttatcttttattcttaGTTAGTTGGCTAATGGTGTCAACTTTTATCTCCTTTAAAAATAGTATATGTTTACGATTTCTTCCCAAGTCAGTCTGATTCGATTTTGAAAAACAACTTAATTCAAGGTCGGGTCTGAaccgaaactcaaaattttgacatggttTAAATTTTGCATTAGTCCCTATAATTTGtgaaagttgtagatttagtcttTACACCTTGATTTGATCAATTTTGTGCttttaaacttttgaaattttagtactGACCCAAATAGTGGTAGTTAAATctatttgattaaattcaataattagcCCTATATTATGCATATAGTTATAAGTTTAGTCCATATTCTCCAATTGGACCATTttaagtccttatacttttcaaaatttgaaaattccgTCGTTAAAccattaactaattttttagtGAGCAATATGTGGAACTAACAAGCTCAGATGATATTGCACAcgtgataatatgtttgttgcattAAAACAATTATCGTTTGGtgagaactaaaattttaaaattttaaaaatatagggactaaaaatgatttaattaaactaCATGgaataaatccataattttCGTAAAATACATGAACTAATAGCAATTTTAATCTATTGACATGTGTGGATGCCATACGGGGTCATGTCTTAATCAAACAAAACATGGAGGATCTAATCTCAACCACCTAATGTCAACTTCAATTAACAAAGTTCCAGTGAAGTGGACGCAAAGAAACTAAACCCCCACAATAgcaactaataattttaatttagctcCCTCTAAGTTAAGTTAATTACATCCAACTCCATTTCTAACGACCCTTTCACTTTCATGTGGCTAAATATCTTGTATTAAAAGGAGCTCTTTTATCACCACCTGATAATGTATTCactgcatttttttttttttttcattttgaaagttATATAGCCATGGAGGTGGAGCAAGGCGGTGCCGTGGTTGCCATTGGGCGGGCGGAGATCGATACCCGGCCACCTTTTCGGTCAGTTAAGGAGGCTGTGATGTTGTTCGGAGAAAAAGTTCTAGTTGCAGAAATTTATGGCAATAAGCTCAAAGAGGTGGTCTCTTTTGTCTGTTCTATGCTTATTTTTTTGGACTAGTTGCTGTTTTAGTCCCTCTTTTATGTTGAAAATTGGATTAACTTctctatttaaatttgttataatttggtccttctatttgtataatattaatattaggTTTAAGTTGATAAACCGTTAATTGTTGTCGTTAAAGTGACAAGGCTGGTTTTTTTAATTGTCATTTTATTAGAGTCACGTGAAAACCAATCAAACCGTATTCAACCGATTATAACTTTGAATGTTagccaaatattttaatattgtttaaaaaattccaTGTCATCACTTTAATTACATTAACTAACAGTTTTATAAATTTGACCTACTTATAATATTAGAAGAGTACAAGGACCAAgttatgtcaaattaaagtaGAGGGATTAGatcctaaatttaacaaaataaaggGACAAAAGCCATAATTAGacctattatttatttttaaagcatGTATATGTGTGGTAAGTTTGTAGACATATGAGGTGTTCATAGGTAAAGTTGAGTCAATGTTCGATTCTAAAAAAAATCTTGGCCTGAGCCTAAACCCAATCATCTAAGCTTGCAGAAATGACTCAATCTACTcttaatgaaatgataaatgtttttatttaattataattacaaaaatatataaaaattaatgtgaGGTTGCtctaatgtttttttaattatttttaaacaataaaacgaGTCAAGTTGGGtcgcactaaaattgaaaaatataaacccAAGTCAGGCCTGTCAACACCTCTAGTACACGTGAATACCATGACCCCCTCTCCCCACACATATATAATGTATTTTTGGCATATCTAGGGTTGATCTAAAGTAGACATAATTTGGTATTTTAGTTTCTACgataaaaattaacaatttaatctaaGTCCTCTTagcacaaaatttattattgttgttccttgatatttttataaatttataccaACCAtcttattacaaaatttatgaCATTCACCTTGCCAAACATGTATTCGTATCCATTTCTAACACTAACTcgtattcaaatttaatagatcattaataaagtaaaaaaaaatgatggctacttaatttttttgttagatGAAAATTCAGCAACGAGAAAGTGGAAAAAGTCAATCCAAGACTGCAACCTTAACATCAGAGCTAGAAGAAACAAAGCAAAACCTACAAAAAGTTAAAGAGGAAGGCAATTCAATGTCGCACAGCATAAAAGTACTTAAAGAAGAGcttgaaaaaacaaaacaagatcTGCATTTGCTCAAAGTAGTAGAGTCTGATAAGCAACAATCAGAGCCTGATGTAAAAGATTTCaagttcataaaaaaaacaaccaaaatggAACTAGAGCCAAAGCCTGAAGAGTTtcaaaagaagaaatatgtgaattttgcTAGTTCACCTTCAATAGCTCAAGTTACTGTCAACAAAGAGGAAGTGATGGAGAAACCAATACCAATTAAGAAAGTTAGAAGGAAAGTATCGATCACAGTGATTGGATGGCTTTTTTCAAAGAACAAATGACTTTTCAAAATACATTATTAGTTATGGTTTACGAGAAAATAAGTATTATTGTGATTATTGATTTTCTACAGTTCGGTGAATGTTTTGTTGGATTCATTagtttaaaaaaagttataaatttgtACTAAAACTTCAAAAGCTATGTTTAGGGAATGaaagtaaaattatgattttggtctctttattgcattcaaatttgagatttgatccttatactttaattttatattatttggtcttTCTAGTTTGGCTTTACGAGTAAACTAGCCtctaaaatatatcataatttccatattagtccttttattttgtcaaatttgatcattaaactatcaattttatCTTGCTTTACCCCCAAAAAAATCATACACTTTTGGGTAAATTAGACAAAATTGATAGTTTAAGGACCACTTCTTGCAAAAAGAATGGACCAATATAGAAATTGAGGTATATTTAGGGATCAATTTGCTAATAAAAGCattatagttttataatatcattagttagTCCAAATAGGTGATGGATTCGGTGCCCTAAGTGTAATTTGTATGATAACAAATTCAATTTGTGCTCTCATAATTTGATCTCATTTTATGCTTTAATAGGTAGTTAGTATAATCAATTAATATTCTGATTAATCATGATTCGAGGTATGTATTAGCTTGACCAATTGAGAGGATTGGGTTACAATTGAAATATGTGTATCTATACGAGTTGTGGTTATATGATTGCATTATGATAATGATATGTTAATTTGAGTTGATGTGCTCAGTGATTATTAATAAAGAATAATGCTCTATTAACGATATCAGATAAAGTTACGGATGTAGTTGGCATGTTATAGGATTAGTTATGTGGGATGCTTCGGTTTATATCGATGAGCGTGGGCACATATTACTTTAGATGTTCAGATTAGTGTTGGGCACACATTACTTCAATTTATACCAATGAATATTGACTGAATATTTGAGCTAATAAAATGAATGTGATATATACAATTACAAAAggtatttaattatatttataatgtaattattgagattgaattatttgattaactttgatttgaattttaacgTAAATGAGATGTTAGATAGCATGTGAAAGATTGTGCGAATTGTGAGATACGAGCCCTGGGGGCCGATGATGCTATGAAAAGAATCGAAATACTCAATTATGAAAACATGATATGAAAGTGTTAATGTgtttgaaaatgagattgaaatAGCAATGATTCTAGTATTATAATTGAAGTGTGATAAttgattaagtgattttaagccTTGAAGGACTATTGGTTTGTTGTTATCCAAGCCTTAAACCGAACAATGATTTCATAAGGAATCACTAGGTAGTGAACTACGAGACAATGCTTATTAATAAAGACTTGTTATAAATTAATTCGTATCGGGTTTACTTCCTTGATTTATTTACgcattatttttagatta includes the following:
- the LOC105787481 gene encoding WEB family protein At2g17940: MEVEQGGAVVAIGRAEIDTRPPFRSVKEAVMLFGEKVLVAEIYGNKLKEMKIQQRESGKSQSKTATLTSELEETKQNLQKVKEEGNSMSHSIKVLKEELEKTKQDLHLLKVVESDKQQSEPDVKDFKFIKKTTKMELEPKPEEFQKKKYVNFASSPSIAQVTVNKEEVMEKPIPIKKVRRKVSITVIGWLFSKNK